From Betta splendens chromosome 3, fBetSpl5.4, whole genome shotgun sequence, the proteins below share one genomic window:
- the LOC114852718 gene encoding ankyrin repeat and BTB/POZ domain-containing protein 2-like, with amino-acid sequence MSSALLVKALGDLALDPGYADYSISPSSSGTSSHSHPSPSPPHRGAWWPVAGSACSSSWDTLSTPPADTADVLSRCPCLPELEHYPWGERELREVVRKAAGSDASFTPEAAHRLCVLLRRALVRIAREAQRLSELHRRCTRLEVQSATELVLSWSLAQRCVSSAVRAVSLHCMSCGDAARRRGESARCGLVLSVGRFFRWMVETRVSVRVHVYAAVSLAACVERLAEEVSARALRAARTGAEGMEPRPVSAEVLEGVVSSDAELWGLLQVYEHLACGRNAGGELSLPVHLSPYTKAPEDKAESREDAYIQLELRTLEQALRATCVGSIAELSDLVSGAMRHMQRLRRSGPSAHAASQPSASWAPEALRALYYFLSNPHVESPATMLSRERPSLLLPPLVEWIKVAVVHAEHRRSLLVDSDDVRQAARLLLPGLDCEPRQLKSVCCFQSFKSLDAQAASLQFQLDLGFRMLSCGRADLVQQATRLLGAEGVNSMDDQGMTPLMYASAVGDEALVQMLVEAGAQLDLQVPGGSFRRPCVHPGSRRWVALTFAVLHSHVRVAQLLLEAGADVEGGALTDSEGGSAETPLQLAAAAGDYEMVSLLLTHGADPLLRVHHGNSLASPLYEDMNCFSYAAAHGHRNVLRRLLQHRMEDVLSLEEILAEGVEEEEEEEKPAAHPPPAESLRPGLCRVTLKALQQAAYYSAEHGHLDITMELREMGVPWRLHIWLESLLRAQQLCRGDVAASLLAEFSSIRPEDYGPELPSAGIPLMFRMLESSEDYATTRRLASALSHCYGAAPVPGIPPAGAARSTQLDAHFLNSPDMSDVTFVVEGRPFFAHRVLLTSASERFRRMLSESSDNTIHISNMTYDTFLVMMRSLYCGGADGPTVSLSEALKLLPVAAFFQLRALQRICELTLSQSLTLDNAVSIYQTATHHGAAELCRFCEGFFLQNMDPLLAREDFHRLLLGGAGQEPLLTDLEAALIHRVRSLHAACRE; translated from the exons ATGTCCAGCGCTCTGTTGGTTAAAGCTCTGGGGGACCTGGCTCTGGATCCGGGCTATGCGGACTACTCCATCAGCCCGTCCTCCTCCGGCACATCCAGCCATTCGCACCCGAGCCCGAGCCCTCCTCACCGCGGTGCCTGGTGGCCGGTGGCCGGGTCcgcgtgcagcagcagctgggacacGCTGAGCACGCCGCCAGCGGACACGGCGGACGTCCTGTCACGCTGTCCGTGTCTGCCGGAGCTGGAGCATTACCCCTGGGGCGAGCGCGAGCTGCGGGAAGTGGTGCGTAAGGCCGCCGGGTCGGACGCGTCGTTCACCCCGGAGGCTGCTCACCGCCTGTGCGTTTTGCTCCGCAGGGCTTTGGTGCGGATCGCCAGAGAAGCGCAGCGCCTGAGCGAGCTCCACCGGCGGTGCACGCGGCTGGAGGTGCAGAGTGCGACGGAGCTCgtgctgagctggagcctggcGCAGCGGTGCGTCTCCTCCGCGGTGCGCGCCGTGTCCCTGCACTGCATGAGCTGCGGAGACGCCGCGCGCCGGCGCGGCGAGTCCGCGCGCTGCGGGCTCGTGCTCTCCGTGGGCCGCTTCTTCAGGTGGATGGTGGAGACGCGCGTGTCGGTGCGCGTTCACGTGTACGCCGCCGTCAGCCTGGCAGCGTGCGTGGAGAGGCTGGCGGAGGAGGTGAGCGCGAGGGCGCTGCGGGCGGCGAGGACGGGCGCGGAGGGGATGGAGCCGCGCCCGGTGAGCGCAGAGGTCCTGGAGGGGGTCGTCAGCAGCGACGCCGAGCTGTGGGGGCTCCTGCAGGTCTACGAGCATCTGGCGTGTGGCAGAAATGCCGGTG GTGAGCTGTCATTGCCGGTGCACCTCAGCCCGTACACGAAGGCTCCCGAGGACAAGGCGGAGAGCAGGGAGGACGCCTATATCCAGCTGGAGCTGCGAACACTAGAGCAGGCGCTTCGGGCCACCTGTGTGGGCAGCATCGCAGAGCTCA GTGACCTGGTGTCTGGAGCCATGCGCCACATGCAGCGCCTGCGAAGATCAGGTCCCTCTGCACACGCAGCCAGTCAGCCTTCTGCATCCTGGGCCCCGGAGGCGCTGAGGGCACTCTACTACTTCCTGTCCAACCCGCATGTGGAGTCACCAGCGACGATGCTGAGCAGAGAGAG GCCgtccctgctcctccctcctctggtgGAGTGGATCAAAGTGGCCGTGGTGCACGCTGAACACCGGCGCAGCCTGTTGGTGGACAGCGATGACGTCAGACAGGCGGCCCGGCTGCTCCTCCCAGGACTGGACTGTGAGCCCAGACAGCTCAA gtcaGTCTGCTGTTTCCAGTCCTTCAAGTCTCTGGATGCACAAGCTGCTtcgctccagttccagctggaCCTGGGCTTCAGGATGCTCTCGTGTGGCCGAGCGGATCTGGTTCAACAAGCGACGCGGCTCCTGGGAGCCGAAGGTGTGAACAGCATGGATGACCAG GGTATGACTCCCCTGATGTACGCCTCCGCTGTGGGGGACGAGGCGCTGGTGCAGATGCTGGTAGAGGCTGGAGCTCAACTGGATCTGCAG GTCCCGGGCGGCTCCTTCAGGCGACCATGTGTCCACCCTGGCAGCCGGCGCTGGGTCGCCCTCACGTTCGCTGTGCTGCACAGTCACGTGCGCGTGGCTCAG ctgctgctggaagctggAGCGGACGTGGAGGGAGGAGCCCTGACGGACAGCGAGGGAGGCTCGGCAGAGACGCCGCTGCAGCTGGCGGCGGCCGCAG GTGACTATGAGATGGTGAGCCTCCTGCTCACCCACGGGGCAGACCCGCTGCTCAGAGTGCATCATGGGAATTCCCTGGCATCACCTCTGTATGAGGACATGAACTGTTTCAGCTACGCAGCAGCTCATGGGCACAG AAACGTcctgaggaggctgctgcagcacaggatgGAGGACGTCCTGTCCCTGGAGGAGATCCTGGCtgaaggggtggaggaggaggaggaggaggagaaaccagCAGCgcatcctccacctgctgagtcCCTGAGACCAGGTCTGTGTAGGGTCACGCTGAAAGCCCTGCAGCAGGCGGCGTACTACAGCGCGGAGCACGGCCACCTGGACATCACCATGGAGCTCAGAGAGATGG GTGTTCCGTGGAGGCTGCACATCTGGCTGGAGTCTCTCCTCAGAGCGCAGCAGCTGTGCAGGGGGGACGTCGCCGCCTCCCTGCTGGCCGAGTTCTCCTCCATCCGGCCGGAGGACTACGGCCCCGAGTTGCCCTCGGCAGGGATTCCGCTCATGTTCCGGATGCTGGAAAGCAGCGAG gactACGCGACCACCCGGCGGCTGGCGTCCGCGTTGTCGCACTGCTACGGTGCGGCTCCCGTTCCTGGGATCCCCCCTGCGGGCGCCGCTCGGTCCACGCAGCTGG ACGCTCATTTCCTCAACAGTCCGGACATGTCTGACGTGACCTTCGTGGTGGAGGGACGTCCATTCTTTGCTCATCGGGTGCTGCTGACGTCGGCCTCTGAACG CTTTCGACGGATGCTCAGCGAGTCCTCTGACAACACGATCCACATCAGCAACATGACCTACGACACCTTCCtg GTTATGATGAGGTCTCTGtactgtggaggagcagatggaCCGACTGTGTCGCTCTCAGAAGCGCTGAAG CTGCTGCCAGTGGCCGCGTTCTTCCAGCTTCGAGCTCTACAGAGGATTTGTGAACTGACGCTGTCTCAGAGTCTGACTCTGGACAACGCTGTCAGCATCTACCAGACGGCCACG caccacggagcCGCTGAACTCTGCAGGTTCTGTGAAGGCTTCTTCCTTCAGAACATGGACCCGCTCCTGGCCCGGGAGGACTTCCACCGCCTGCTGCTGGGTGGCGCCGGTCAGGAGCCGCTTCTGACGGACCTGGAGGCAGCGCTGATCCACAGAGTGCGCTCCCTCCACGCAGCGTGTCGAGAGTAG
- the LOC114852721 gene encoding USP6 N-terminal-like protein has product MKKDIETLIAEERADIILKYATGRQGGVEVDPWEDADYSIYKVIDRFGFMHEDELPAPTAHEEKLKQLETERAEKWLKMVKKWDKYKNSDRMVKRVYKGIPLQLRGRAWALMLDVETTKKENEGKYEKMKEQARLYSAEIKQIDLDINRTFRDHIMFMDRFGVKQQSLFHVLSAYSVYNTEVSYCQGMSQIAALLLMFMNEEDAFWALSQLLADQKHAMHGFFVPGFPKLQRFQAHHDQIISKLIPKLKKHLDREQMSAGIYSTKWFLQCFIDRTPFTLTLRLWDIFILEGERLLTAMSYTILRMHRKGLVKMSLEELRDFLQERLAHTFLYSDDVTVDQLQASMAELRKMKLDLPPPGRSDELPCRPLGQELMSPLLPPRGKPSSASGFPRAGLCLHMISHQPDSISPDQSPSKDPGDLNAVEEEGAPLPSPDPIIIHSQAPDGSPLMGPPPYTPPEDQAEDQGEQTGPEASITADPSSCSVPGVVSQAASPGSGLDQYDLAAGESTEDSSRSSCSNRDQERT; this is encoded by the exons ATGAAGAAAGACATTGAGACTCTAATAGCAGAGGAACGCGCTGACATCATCTTGAAATATGCTACG GGCCGTCAGGGCGGGGTGGAGGTCGACCCCTGGGAAGATGCTGACTACAGCATCTACAAAGTCATCGACCGCTTCGGCTTCATGCA CGAGGACGAGCTTCCGGCTCCGACCGCACACGAGGAAAAG ctgaagcagctggagacggagAGAGCAGAGAAATGGCTGAAGATGGTGAAGAAGTGGGATAAATACAAGAACAGTGACCGG ATGGTCAAACGGGTTTACAAGGGCAtcccgctgcagctcagaggccgGGCCTGGGCGCTGATGCTGGACGTGGAGACCACCAAAAAGGAGAACGAGGGCAAGTATGAG AAAATGAAGGAACAGGCCCGGCTCTACTCGGCGGAGATCAAACAGATCGACCTGGACATCAACAGGACCTTTCGAGACCACATCATGTTCATGGATCGCTTTGGAGTCAA GCAGCAGTCTCTCTTCCACGTGCTTTCTGCATATTCAGTCTACAACACA GAGGTGAGCTACTGCCAGGGCATGAGTCAGATCGCTGCCCTGCTGCTGATGTTCATGAACGAGGAGGACGCCTTCTGGGCTCTGTCACAGCTGCTGGCCGACCAGAAACACGCCATGCACG gCTTCTTTGTTCCCGGCTTTCCAAAACTTCAGCGATTCCAGGCCCATCACGATCAGATCATTTCTAAACTCATCCCCAAGCTGAAGAAACATCTG GACAGGGAGCAGATGTCCGCAGGGATTTACAGCACGAAATGGTTCCTACAGTGTTTCATTGACAGG acGCCGTTCACACTGACCCTTCGCCTCTGGGACATTTTCatcctggagggagagaggctgctCACGGCTATGTCCTACACCATCCTGAGGATGCACAGGA agggcCTGGTTAAGATGTCGCTGGAGGAGCTCAGGGACTTCCTGCAGGAGCGACTCGCCCACACCTTCCTTTACAGCGACGACGTGACCGTAGACCAGCTTCAAGCCTCCATGGCTGAACTGCGAAAGATGAAGTTGgatcttcctcctccag GGAGGTCTGACGAGTTGCCTTGTAGGCCCCTGGGCCAGGAGCTGATGAGTCCACTCCTGCCTCCCAGAGGGAAGCCCTCCTCTGCCAGCGGTTTCCCAAGAGCAGGCCTGTGCCTCCACATGATCTCCCACCAGCCTGACTCCATATCTCCAGACCAGAGCCCCTCCAAGGACCCCGGGGACCTCAacgctgtggaggaggaaggggccCCTCTGCCTTCCCCGGACCCCATCATCATCCACAGCCAGGCCCCCGATGGCTCCCCGCTGATGGGGCCTCCACCGTACACGCCCCCTGAAGACCAGGCAGAGGACCAGGGGGAACAAACAGGACCCGAAGCGTCCATCACAGCGGACCCGTCCTCCTGCAGCGTCCCAGGGGTGGTTTCACAAGCGGCCTCACCAGGTTCGGGCCTGGATCAGTATGATCTGGCAGCAGGAGAGAGCACCGAGGACAGTTCGAGgtccagctgcagcaacagagaCCAGGAGAGAACCTGA
- the si:ch211-71n6.4 gene encoding para-nitrobenzyl esterase — translation MNEDAFEVPDRAEYRYLVQEEDGDEVQYVRRRHYVSPFLVLSRRCIFLICMGVLSLLALAGYLAHVAQTLPPGLAQVATSCGQFRGRYKDGAYSFKGMRYAAPPVGARRWAPTQEPVCSGGVTDAGHFGSICPQVRPLASTGTVTGREDCLFINVWTPKLSPGASLPVMVWIHGGYLHMLSGGEPGYSPTERLAADTNLVYVSFNYRLNAFGFMALEALREGSPTGTSGNYGFMDQIAALKWVQNNIHVFGGDPGRVTIFGHSSGGTSVWTLMTSPLAKGLFHAAVDMSGSYAYNTNLTQAESDNRVFLDKTGCRNASCLRTLSVEQVLKAVPWQGYPSWAADDLTDLPTKGVFIGPVAVVDGHVLEAPPLEVWDKKRNHSDVPFVVGTMEQEVDFSPLPGNISTWTWNDYSWFVTEKLKTFSRDLPKAALDLYPSSGPCPTRERCPEWAYTTMASDIRVTCPNNDLAERAAAALHSPVYRYVVNYTLSGPVNSSGDLLPFPSRFSFHCLDILAFFGSLDFTLGKPPSDQDLSFQRLITHHLVNFARTGKMEKEWPEYPSATALLSDHLTAAQNYSAERCRLWKENGLYAYAWMN, via the exons ATGAACGAGGACGCGTTCGAGGTCCCGGATCGGGCCGAGTACCGGTAcctggtgcaggaggaggacggggacgaGGTGCAGTACGTCCGCCGCCGCCACTACGTCAGCCCGTTCCTGGTGCTGTCCAGACGCTGCATCTTCCTCATCTGCATGGGCGTGCTCTCGCTGCTCGCCCTCGCCGGGTACCTGGCCCACGTGGCCCAGACGCTGCCGCCGGGCCTGGCCCAGGTGGCCACCAGCTGCGGACAGTTCAGAGGAAGATAC aaggacggcGCCTACTCCTTTAAGGGCATGCGCTACGCCGCCCCGCCCGTCGGCGCCCGGCGCTGGGCTCCGACCCAGGAGCCGGTGTGCAGCGGCGGCGTGACGGACGCCGGCCACTTCGGCAGTATCTGCCCCCAGGTGCGGCCGCTGGCGAGCACGGGGACGGTGACGGGCCGCGAGGACTGCCTGTTCATCAACGTGTGGACGCCCAAGCTGTCCCCGGGCGCCAGCCTGCCCGTCATGGTGTGGATCCACGGGGGGTACCTGCACATGCTCAGCGGGGGCGAGCCGGGCTACTCGCCCACGGAGAGGCTGGCGGCCGACACGAACCTGGTCTACGTCAGCTTCAACTACAGGCTCAACGCCTTCGGCTTCATGGCGCTGGAGGCGCTGAGAGAGGGGTCTCCGACCGGAACCTCGG GGAACTACGGCTTCATGGACCAGATTGCGGCTCTGAAGTGGGTCCAGAACAACATCCACGTGTTTGGAGGAGACCCAGGGAGGGTCACCATCTTTGGACATAGCTCAG GTGGGACGTCGGTGTGGACTCTGATGACGTCGCCGCTGGCCAAGGGGCTGTTCCACGCTGCCGTGGACATGAGCGGCTCGTACGCCTACAACACCAACCTGACACAGGCCGAGTCCGACAACAGGGTGTTCCTGGACAAGACGGGCTGCAGAAACGCGAGCTGCCTGAGGACGCTGTCAGTCGAACAGGTCCTAAAG GCCGTCCCATGGCAGGGGTACCCGTCCTGGGCAGCGGACGACCTGACCGACCTCCCCACCAAGGGGGTGTTCATCGGCCCCGTGGCAGTGGTGGACGGCCACGTCTTGGAAGCGCCACCTCTGGAGGTGTGGGACAAGAAGAGAAACCACAGTGACGTTCCGTTTGTCGTCGGGACCATGGAGCAGGAGGTCGACTTCAG CCCGCTGCCCGGAAACATCTCCACGTGGACCTGGAACGACTACAGCTGGTTCGTAACAG AAAAACTTAAGACCTTCAGTAGAGATCTCCCCAAAGCAGCGCTGGACCTGTATCCATCCTCTGGACCCTGCCCCACTAGAGAACGCTGCCCAGAGTGGGCCTACACCACCATGGCGTCCGACATCCGGGTCACCTGCCCCAACAACGACCTGGCGGAGCGGGCTGCAG CGGCCCTCCACAGCCCGGTGTATCGCTACGTGGTGAACTACACGCTGTCGGGACCCGTCAACTCATCAGGCGACCTGCTGCCCTTCCCCAGCCGCTTCTCCTTCCACTGTCTGGACATCCTGGCTTTCTTTGGAAGCCTGGACTTCACCCTGGGGAAGCCTCCGTCCGATCAGGACCTGAGTTTCCAGCGTCTCATCACTCACCACCTGGTCAACTTCGCAAGAACAG GTAAGATGGAGAAGGAGTGGCCTGAGTACCCATCAGCCACTGCTTTGCTGTCCGACCACCTGACTGCGGCCCAAAACTACTCGGCTGAGAGGTGCAGGCTGTGGAAGGAGAACGGCCTGTACGCCTACGCCTGGATGAACTGA